One genomic window of Polyangium aurulentum includes the following:
- a CDS encoding sigma-54-dependent transcriptional regulator: MPRILIVEDEAVIRTELRRLLARQGYGVAEAQSVREAEEHDLSAFDLVITDVRLPGAPGTDLIARAGTTPVLVMTSYATVRSAVDAMKRGAVDYIAKPFDHDEMLGLVERILVRAHRPPSPPTPPPSQVSRADGDVFEGMIGRSAAMREVTERIRKVAPTDATLLVLGESGTGKELVAAAVHRQSRRRDRPFVPVNCAAIPEGLIESELFGHERGAFTGATSAHAGLVEAADSGTLFLDEIGELPPAAQARLLRFLQTGEVRHVGSTRSRRISVRLVAATHRDLQAMVAAGTFRSDLYFRLRVIELRLPPLRERGDDALALARHFAARGCHKLGRPQLAFTAEAEAAISAHAWPGNVRELENAIERAVVLCEGTSITADLLGLEPEPPPPSDPGAPFEGSHGPSLEEYFRQFVLANQDRMTETELARRLGISRKTLWERRQRLGLARPR, from the coding sequence ATGCCGCGCATCCTGATCGTCGAAGACGAGGCCGTGATCCGCACCGAGCTGCGCCGGCTGCTCGCGCGGCAGGGCTACGGCGTCGCCGAGGCGCAGAGCGTGCGCGAGGCCGAGGAGCACGATCTTTCGGCGTTCGATCTCGTGATCACCGACGTGCGCCTGCCGGGCGCGCCGGGCACCGATCTCATCGCGCGCGCGGGCACGACGCCGGTGCTCGTGATGACGAGCTACGCCACCGTGCGCTCGGCCGTCGACGCGATGAAGCGCGGCGCCGTCGACTACATCGCCAAGCCCTTCGATCACGACGAGATGCTCGGCCTCGTCGAGCGCATCCTCGTGCGCGCACACCGGCCCCCTTCGCCCCCCACGCCTCCGCCCTCGCAGGTCTCGCGGGCCGACGGCGACGTCTTCGAGGGCATGATCGGGCGCTCCGCGGCCATGCGCGAGGTCACCGAACGCATCCGCAAGGTCGCGCCGACCGACGCCACGCTGCTCGTCCTCGGCGAGAGCGGCACGGGCAAGGAGCTCGTCGCCGCGGCTGTCCACCGCCAGAGCCGAAGGCGCGATCGGCCGTTTGTCCCCGTGAATTGCGCGGCGATCCCCGAGGGGCTCATCGAGAGCGAGCTGTTCGGCCACGAGCGCGGCGCGTTCACGGGGGCGACCAGCGCGCACGCGGGCCTCGTCGAGGCGGCGGACAGCGGCACGCTCTTCCTCGACGAGATCGGCGAGCTGCCTCCCGCGGCGCAGGCGCGCCTTTTGCGCTTTTTGCAGACCGGCGAGGTGCGGCACGTCGGGTCCACGCGGTCGCGCCGGATCTCGGTTCGCCTCGTGGCCGCGACGCACCGCGATCTGCAGGCCATGGTCGCGGCGGGGACGTTCCGGAGCGACCTCTATTTTCGCCTGCGCGTCATCGAGCTGCGCCTGCCGCCCTTGCGCGAGCGCGGCGACGACGCCCTCGCCCTCGCGCGGCATTTCGCCGCCCGCGGCTGCCACAAGCTCGGCCGCCCCCAGCTCGCCTTCACGGCCGAGGCCGAGGCCGCGATCTCGGCCCACGCCTGGCCGGGCAACGTGCGCGAGCTCGAGAATGCGATCGAGCGCGCCGTCGTGCTCTGCGAGGGCACCTCGATCACAGCGGATCTGCTCGGGCTCGAGCCGGAGCCTCCGCCGCCGTCCGACCCCGGCGCGCCCTTCGAGGGATCTCATGGCCCGTCGCTCGAGGAGTACTTCCGGCAATTCGTCCTGGCAAACCAGGATCGAATGACGGAGACAGAGCTCGCGCGGCGTCTCGGCATCAGCCGCAAGACGCTGTGGGAGCGGCGGCAGAGGCTCGGGCTCGCGCGGCCGAGGTGA
- a CDS encoding ATP-binding protein, which produces MSLSVSHLSLVALGYLALLFLLAHLAERGAIPARIVRHPLLYAVSLGAYATSWTYYGSVGFAEQHGLTFLAVYLGPTLACIAIPAVWLPILRLARDHQLASLADLFAFRYRGRRVGVAITLLSLVASVPYIAQQIRAVDGSVRALSPSAPTGATGLGFAALVVLFTVLFGARHLTARERHDGLAVAVAFESIVKLFALLAVGAAALFGVLGGPGALGGFLDAHPEVFERLAAPVREGTGYGALLLISFGAAFLLPRQFHLAFAEGATPRALRFAAFAFPLFLLLLNLPILPVLWAGARVAGGASPDAYVLEVPRALGSAPLALVAFVGGISAASAMIIVTTIALAGMCLNHLVLPAQLEILRQNPYARLLWLRRALVAAIIFTGYAFDRFQERGLLVAAGLASFVAFAQLLPGLFGLLFWKRATRTGLLAGLAGGMIVWTVSAFLPLLARTGFVPSDLFAAARASFGLHGADTWTLPTIVSLSLNAALFGLVSLATEPAPGEADAARLCAREALVATPSAGALRSPRDLRRALARTLGDAAAEAEIARSLGELAMSEDETRPGELRRLGDQVEKNLSGLFGPVLARLVVHPEPSAAAEDTALADQLRFLDERLGRAAPALTGVAAELDLLRRYLRTVLDELPIGVCALGPDRDVILWNRAMERTTALAPLATTGLTVDALPAPFGPALATFARDEAAAEADIDLSAGGRRLAIRLHKAQLDTAALGDARAPRRNGLVLLVEDRTERAALEAQLVHKDRLASVGRLAAGVAHEIGNPLTGITCLAQNLAREANGNDELQGRADLILAQAGRIEGIVRSLLGYSREGATASGGPPLPRVERTLIAPAVDEAMALVRLDRTGKLIQMDNVCPSDLAVLADRQRLTQVLVNLLTNACDASAPGGAVLVDATRAPEGVLLRVIDGGAGIAPELKERVFEPFFTTKPPAEGTGLGLSVVYGIVEEHGGRVWIESEPGCGTTVLVRLPIAAEPGETA; this is translated from the coding sequence ATGAGCCTGTCCGTCTCGCACCTGTCCCTCGTCGCGCTCGGCTACCTCGCGCTGCTCTTCTTGCTCGCGCACCTCGCCGAGCGCGGCGCGATCCCCGCGCGGATCGTCCGCCATCCGCTGCTCTACGCGGTCTCGCTCGGCGCCTACGCCACCTCGTGGACCTATTACGGCAGCGTCGGCTTCGCCGAGCAGCACGGCCTGACCTTCCTCGCCGTCTACCTCGGCCCGACCCTCGCTTGCATCGCGATCCCGGCCGTCTGGCTGCCGATCCTGCGCCTCGCCCGCGACCACCAGCTCGCCTCGCTCGCCGACCTCTTCGCCTTCCGCTACCGAGGCCGCCGCGTCGGCGTCGCGATCACCCTGCTCTCGCTCGTCGCGAGCGTCCCCTACATCGCCCAGCAGATCCGCGCCGTCGACGGCAGCGTCCGGGCGCTCTCGCCCTCGGCCCCCACGGGCGCGACGGGCCTCGGCTTCGCGGCCCTCGTCGTGCTCTTCACCGTCCTCTTCGGCGCGCGCCACCTGACCGCGCGCGAGCGCCACGACGGGCTCGCGGTCGCCGTCGCCTTCGAGTCGATCGTCAAGCTCTTCGCCCTGCTCGCGGTGGGCGCCGCCGCGCTCTTCGGCGTGCTCGGAGGCCCCGGCGCGCTCGGCGGCTTCCTCGACGCGCACCCCGAGGTCTTCGAGCGGCTCGCCGCGCCCGTGCGCGAGGGGACCGGCTACGGCGCGCTTCTCTTGATCTCGTTTGGCGCGGCTTTCCTCTTGCCGCGCCAGTTTCACCTCGCGTTTGCCGAGGGCGCGACGCCGCGCGCGCTGCGCTTCGCCGCCTTCGCGTTTCCGCTCTTCCTCCTGCTCCTGAACCTGCCCATCCTGCCCGTGCTCTGGGCCGGCGCGCGCGTCGCCGGAGGGGCGTCGCCCGACGCGTACGTGCTCGAGGTCCCTCGCGCGCTCGGATCCGCGCCGCTCGCGCTCGTCGCTTTCGTCGGCGGCATCTCGGCGGCGAGCGCGATGATCATCGTCACGACCATCGCCCTCGCGGGCATGTGCCTGAACCACCTCGTGCTGCCCGCGCAGCTCGAGATCTTGCGGCAAAACCCCTACGCGCGCCTCCTCTGGCTGCGCCGCGCGCTCGTCGCGGCGATCATCTTCACGGGCTACGCCTTCGACCGTTTCCAGGAGCGCGGCCTGCTCGTCGCGGCGGGCCTCGCGTCGTTCGTCGCCTTCGCGCAGCTCTTGCCCGGCCTCTTCGGCCTGCTCTTCTGGAAGCGCGCGACGCGAACGGGCCTCCTCGCGGGGCTCGCGGGCGGCATGATCGTCTGGACCGTCTCGGCCTTCCTGCCGCTCCTGGCACGCACGGGGTTCGTCCCGTCCGATCTCTTCGCCGCCGCGCGCGCCTCGTTCGGCCTGCACGGCGCGGACACCTGGACCTTGCCCACGATCGTGTCGCTGTCGCTCAACGCGGCCCTCTTCGGCCTCGTCTCGCTCGCGACCGAGCCCGCGCCCGGGGAGGCGGACGCCGCGCGTCTGTGCGCGCGCGAAGCCCTCGTCGCCACGCCCTCCGCAGGCGCGCTGCGATCGCCGAGAGACCTCCGCCGCGCGCTTGCCCGCACGCTCGGAGACGCCGCCGCAGAGGCCGAGATCGCGCGCTCTCTCGGCGAGCTCGCGATGTCCGAGGACGAGACGCGCCCCGGCGAGCTGAGGCGCCTCGGCGATCAGGTGGAGAAGAACCTCTCCGGTCTCTTCGGCCCCGTGCTCGCGCGCCTCGTCGTGCACCCGGAGCCGAGCGCCGCCGCCGAGGACACCGCGCTCGCCGATCAGCTCCGCTTCCTCGACGAGCGCCTCGGCCGCGCCGCCCCCGCGCTCACGGGCGTCGCGGCCGAGCTCGATCTGCTCCGGCGCTACCTGCGCACGGTCCTCGACGAGCTGCCGATCGGCGTCTGCGCCCTCGGCCCCGACCGCGACGTCATCCTGTGGAACCGCGCCATGGAGCGCACGACCGCGCTCGCGCCCCTCGCCACCACGGGCCTCACCGTCGACGCGCTGCCCGCGCCCTTCGGGCCGGCGCTCGCGACCTTCGCGCGCGACGAGGCGGCTGCAGAGGCCGACATCGACCTCTCCGCCGGCGGACGCCGCCTCGCGATCCGCCTGCACAAGGCCCAGCTCGACACCGCGGCCCTCGGCGATGCGCGCGCCCCTCGCAGAAACGGCCTCGTCCTGCTCGTCGAGGACCGCACCGAGCGCGCCGCGCTCGAGGCCCAGCTCGTCCACAAAGATCGCCTCGCCTCCGTCGGCCGCCTCGCCGCGGGCGTCGCGCACGAGATCGGCAATCCCCTCACCGGCATCACCTGCCTCGCGCAGAACCTCGCCCGCGAGGCGAACGGCAACGATGAACTGCAAGGCCGCGCCGATCTCATCCTCGCGCAAGCCGGCCGCATCGAGGGCATCGTCCGCTCGCTGCTCGGCTACAGCCGCGAGGGCGCCACGGCCTCCGGCGGCCCCCCGCTCCCGCGCGTCGAGCGCACCCTGATCGCCCCGGCCGTCGACGAGGCCATGGCCCTGGTGCGCCTCGATCGCACCGGCAAGCTCATCCAGATGGACAACGTTTGTCCTTCGGATCTCGCGGTCCTCGCCGATCGCCAGCGGCTGACGCAGGTCCTCGTCAATCTCCTGACCAACGCCTGCGACGCCTCGGCCCCGGGCGGCGCGGTCCTCGTCGATGCGACGCGCGCGCCGGAAGGCGTGCTGCTGCGCGTCATCGACGGGGGCGCGGGGATCGCGCCGGAGCTGAAAGAGCGCGTCTTCGAGCCGTTTTTCACGACCAAACCGCCCGCCGAGGGCACGGGGCTCGGGCTCAGCGTGGTCTACGGCATCGTCGAGGAGCACGGCGGGCGCGTGTGGATCGAGAGCGAGCCGGGCTGTGGAACGACCGTGCTCGTTCGGCTTCCGATCGCGGCCGAGCCGGGCGAGACTGCGTGA
- a CDS encoding rhodanese-like domain-containing protein has product MKRRYLWMALAAAALAVAPGCKKSGGDSHASENEAFGRLSVDEVEAKMKEAKEGKLAFHVIDNNARQVYQKGHLPGAKWVDHENVQASDLPPDKEATLVFYCANEH; this is encoded by the coding sequence ATGAAGCGCAGATATCTCTGGATGGCCCTCGCGGCCGCGGCGCTCGCCGTGGCGCCGGGCTGCAAGAAATCGGGCGGGGATTCGCACGCCTCGGAGAACGAAGCCTTTGGCAGGCTCTCGGTCGACGAGGTCGAGGCGAAGATGAAGGAGGCGAAGGAGGGCAAGCTCGCCTTCCACGTCATCGACAACAACGCCAGGCAGGTCTACCAGAAGGGCCACCTGCCGGGGGCGAAGTGGGTCGATCACGAGAACGTGCAAGCGAGCGATCTGCCGCCGGACAAGGAGGCCACGCTCGTCTTCTATTGCGCGAACGAACATTGA
- a CDS encoding vWA domain-containing protein — protein MLRHRSKALIATILASLALYGCADDSAGSGGPGTGIGPGATGVSQGGAQDFGLFRQILEGGGIPGPGTLDDLGFFAEHKLDYPTPSCGKDVCMHGLLGVMGNMISGSTCTLIQIGMNSPIDLANLQRPPMHLVIAVDVSGSMAGEPMDYMKAGLVEMIPSLAPADKISLVTYSASAKVVLDHVDATQAAEIEKAFDALTPGGATNLYDGLFTAFSLADQHFDPGYQNRLLYLSDGVATKGIQSPAKLVSLAESYARRGIGITTIGVGAEFDVDVMRDLSEVGAGNFYFLEDPKAVKEVFTDEVNTFLVPVALDVSLDVAVGSAYSVRGVYGTNHWETGEGGGTISIPSLFLAGRTSAEEPISEGRRGGGGAMLLELVPNPNATSVPDPFEVGTLSLSYKNPVTGATVTEVKDIKAPNAPDAPPTEGYFSSDTVEKGFVMLNIYAGFKLAAQLAADSDPRTARRTLEALRQNVATWLQANPDPDIENDLVYIDLFIKNLLVVEAQVTPYQPADPPNPWPAD, from the coding sequence ATGCTTCGACATCGTTCCAAGGCTCTCATCGCCACGATCCTCGCCTCCCTCGCGCTCTACGGCTGCGCGGACGACAGCGCCGGCAGCGGCGGCCCGGGCACCGGCATCGGCCCGGGCGCGACCGGCGTCTCGCAGGGCGGCGCCCAGGACTTCGGGCTCTTCCGCCAGATCCTCGAGGGCGGCGGGATCCCGGGCCCCGGCACGCTCGACGACCTCGGCTTTTTCGCCGAGCACAAGCTCGATTACCCCACGCCGAGCTGCGGCAAGGACGTGTGCATGCACGGCCTGCTCGGCGTCATGGGCAACATGATCAGCGGCTCGACCTGCACGTTGATCCAGATCGGAATGAACTCGCCGATCGATCTCGCCAATCTCCAGAGGCCGCCCATGCACCTCGTCATCGCGGTCGACGTGAGCGGCTCGATGGCCGGCGAGCCGATGGACTACATGAAGGCGGGCCTCGTCGAGATGATCCCCTCGCTCGCGCCGGCCGACAAGATCTCGCTCGTGACCTATTCGGCGAGCGCCAAGGTCGTGCTCGACCACGTCGACGCGACGCAGGCGGCCGAGATCGAGAAGGCCTTCGACGCGCTCACGCCGGGCGGCGCGACGAACCTCTACGACGGCCTGTTCACGGCCTTCTCCCTGGCCGATCAGCATTTCGATCCGGGCTACCAGAACCGGCTTCTCTACCTCTCGGACGGCGTGGCCACGAAGGGCATCCAGAGCCCGGCGAAGCTCGTCTCGCTCGCCGAGAGCTATGCGAGGAGGGGCATCGGGATCACGACCATCGGCGTGGGCGCCGAGTTCGACGTCGACGTGATGCGCGATCTGAGCGAGGTCGGCGCCGGCAATTTCTACTTCCTCGAGGACCCGAAGGCGGTGAAGGAGGTCTTCACCGACGAGGTGAACACCTTCCTCGTACCCGTCGCCCTCGACGTCTCGCTCGACGTCGCGGTGGGCAGCGCCTACTCCGTGCGAGGGGTGTACGGGACGAACCATTGGGAGACGGGCGAGGGCGGCGGCACGATCTCGATCCCGAGCCTCTTCCTCGCGGGCCGCACGAGCGCCGAGGAGCCCATCTCGGAGGGCAGGCGCGGCGGCGGCGGCGCGATGCTGCTCGAGCTCGTGCCCAACCCGAACGCGACGAGCGTGCCCGACCCGTTCGAGGTGGGGACGCTCAGTTTGTCCTACAAGAACCCCGTCACCGGCGCCACGGTGACCGAGGTGAAGGACATCAAGGCGCCGAACGCCCCCGACGCCCCGCCGACCGAAGGCTATTTCTCGAGCGACACGGTCGAGAAAGGGTTTGTCATGCTGAATATCTACGCCGGCTTCAAGCTGGCCGCCCAGCTCGCCGCCGACAGCGATCCGCGCACGGCGCGCCGGACGCTCGAGGCGCTGCGGCAGAACGTGGCGACGTGGCTGCAAGCGAACCCCGATCCGGACATCGAGAACGACCTCGTCTACATCGACCTGTTCATCAAGAACCTCCTGGTCGTCGAGGCGCAGGTGACGCCGTACCAGCCCGCGGACCCGCCGAACCCCTGGCCGGCGGACTGA
- a CDS encoding HAD hydrolase family protein, whose protein sequence is MQPLGDRRMYLPRVEAPRWVVFADFDETYLAHDGAPERRRDRRALEQFLIEEARARGIVFGWVADGPVDAVSESVAAHGLRVLPHFLASSRGAEIELFSREGGRRPWPEWEARLAAGGLFSRARVLAAVSDVERRGLKLERREHGRRLERYRFEPARASRIHEALGWIRQAADRHGVAAHAAPCHPALGDPEGAYDIDFIPRGAGKKQVVEFVLERLGLPRSRAVSFGDDVGDLEMLNAVEHGYLVDNATDEARRRFSRTAGASYARGILDVMERRIERPAAFA, encoded by the coding sequence GTGCAGCCGCTCGGAGATCGCAGGATGTACTTGCCGCGCGTCGAGGCGCCGCGGTGGGTGGTCTTCGCCGATTTCGACGAGACCTACCTCGCGCACGACGGCGCGCCCGAACGCAGGCGCGACCGGCGCGCGCTCGAGCAATTCCTCATCGAGGAGGCCCGCGCCCGCGGGATCGTCTTCGGCTGGGTGGCCGACGGCCCCGTCGACGCCGTATCCGAGAGCGTCGCCGCCCACGGCCTGCGCGTATTGCCCCATTTCCTGGCCAGCTCGCGCGGCGCCGAGATCGAGCTGTTCTCGCGTGAGGGAGGCAGGCGCCCCTGGCCCGAGTGGGAGGCGCGCCTCGCCGCCGGCGGATTGTTCTCTCGCGCGCGCGTCCTCGCGGCCGTGAGCGACGTCGAGCGCCGCGGCTTGAAGCTCGAGCGCCGCGAGCATGGCCGCAGGCTCGAGCGCTACCGCTTCGAGCCCGCCCGCGCCTCACGCATCCACGAGGCTCTCGGGTGGATCCGCCAGGCCGCCGACCGGCACGGCGTCGCCGCCCACGCCGCGCCGTGTCACCCGGCCCTCGGCGATCCCGAGGGCGCCTATGACATCGATTTCATCCCCCGCGGCGCCGGCAAAAAGCAGGTGGTCGAGTTCGTCCTGGAGCGCCTCGGCCTGCCCCGCAGCCGCGCGGTGAGCTTCGGCGACGACGTGGGCGATCTCGAGATGCTGAACGCGGTCGAGCACGGATACCTCGTCGACAACGCCACCGACGAGGCCCGGCGTCGGTTCTCGCGCACCGCCGGCGCGAGCTATGCCCGCGGGATCCTCGACGTCATGGAGCGGCGCATCGAGCGCCCCGCCGCATTCGCCTGA
- a CDS encoding DUF4142 domain-containing protein: protein MAHGIHSAKRARVLGIAALALMGVVGGCMREEDAEATPSGTEQLPPQEALTEPQIVGVVSTIHRGEIEQAQTALQITRDAEVRTYAQRMIDEHQRSEQRLEGMLPEIDMERAESPLSEQVQTTGEMMNANLKNLAAGQDPDVSYMEIQIIMHRSALTLLDESLIPRADREEIRTFLQETRGAVQAHLIEALRIRRRFPQAAD from the coding sequence ATGGCTCACGGAATCCACTCGGCCAAGCGCGCGCGCGTGCTCGGGATCGCGGCTCTCGCCCTGATGGGCGTGGTCGGGGGCTGCATGCGGGAGGAGGACGCGGAGGCGACGCCGTCCGGGACCGAACAGCTCCCGCCGCAGGAGGCGCTCACCGAGCCCCAGATCGTGGGCGTCGTGTCGACGATCCATCGGGGTGAGATCGAGCAGGCACAGACCGCCTTGCAGATCACCCGCGACGCCGAGGTGCGCACGTATGCCCAGCGCATGATCGACGAGCACCAGCGGTCCGAGCAGCGGCTCGAGGGGATGCTGCCCGAGATCGACATGGAGCGCGCCGAGAGCCCTCTGTCCGAGCAGGTGCAGACCACGGGCGAGATGATGAATGCGAATCTGAAGAATCTTGCCGCGGGGCAGGATCCGGATGTCTCGTACATGGAGATCCAGATCATCATGCACCGCAGCGCGCTGACGCTGCTCGACGAGAGCCTCATCCCGAGGGCCGATCGGGAAGAGATTCGCACGTTCTTGCAGGAGACCCGCGGCGCGGTGCAGGCGCACCTCATCGAGGCGCTGCGTATCCGCCGGCGCTTCCCCCAGGCCGCCGATTGA